In Sesamum indicum cultivar Zhongzhi No. 13 unplaced genomic scaffold, S_indicum_v1.0 scaffold00212, whole genome shotgun sequence, the following are encoded in one genomic region:
- the LOC110011383 gene encoding uncharacterized protein LOC110011383, whose amino-acid sequence MNLDTFWYIHTRGSHIPVWCGALEDNETWSVTELPKGKRAVGSKWIYKLKLKSDGSTQRYKARLVAKWYNQIEGVHYMDIFSLVAKAVTISILLAVACKQHWFLHQLDINNAFLHAYIEEEIYMHPPQGYKVPKGHLCKLKRSETGMIITQSKYVKDILTDTGMTQSKATNTTLPVELDSRAGSREQLQKPKPAEDCWLVLYLGFTRPDICHATQQLSQYMQQPCKDHWDAALHLVRYLKGTVNRGLHFNSTDSFDLEAFCDSDWATCKETRRSLTGTAYSWEEA is encoded by the exons ATGAACCTTGACACATTTTGGTACAttcatacaag GGGATCTCATattccggtgtggtgtggagCTTTAGAAGATAATGAAACTTGGAGTGTCACTGAACTCCCTAAAGGAAAAAGGGCCGTAGGCAGCAAGTGGATTTACAAATTGAAACTGAAATCTGATGGTAGTACACAGAGGTATAAGGCAAGACTTGTTGCCAAGTGGTACAATCAAATTGAAGGGGTACATTACATGGACATTTTCTCTCTAGTAGCAAAGGCTGTCACTATTAGTATCTTATTGGCAGTTGCTTGTAAACAGCATTGGTTTTTGCATCAGTTAGATATTAACAATGCTTTTTTGCATGCTTATATAGAGGAGGAAATTTATATGCATCCTCCTCAGGGATACAAGGTTCCTAAgggacatctatgcaagcTTAAGAG GTCTGAAACAGGGATGATCATTACACAAAGTAAGTATGTCAAGGACATCCTAACTGATACAGGTATGACACAATCCAAAGCCACTAACACAACACTTCCAGTTGAACTGGACTCAAGAGCAGGATCAAGAGAACAACTTCAAAAACCGAAACCTGCAGAAGACTGTTGGTTAGTGTTGTATCTGGGCTTTACAAGACCAGATATATGTCATGCTACTCAACAGTTAAGTCAATATATGCAACAACCTTGCAAGGATCATTGGGATGCAGCATTGCATTTAGTGAGATACTTGAAGGGGACAGTCAACAGAGGTTTGCATTTCAACTCTACAGACAGTTTTGACTTGGAAGCCTTCTGTGATTCAGATTGGGCCACCTGCAAAGAGACTAGAAGATCACTAACAGGTACTGCATATTCTTGGGAAGAAGCTTAG